A stretch of the Brevundimonas sp. MF30-B genome encodes the following:
- a CDS encoding neutral zinc metallopeptidase, whose protein sequence is MRWQGGRRGGGIEDRRGMGGGAVAGGGIGVAILGLIGYFVFGIDPSTTQQVASQLGGVGAQEQGVVGSPEDEAGRFVDVIGTNVDDVWRTRLDGYQPPNVVLYEQGTGTGCGFGQAAMGPFYCPTDRTVYLDLSFWQEMETKLGASGADFARAYVIAHEYGHHVQTLTGASQQVREAQQRAAGQAEANRYSVALELQADCYAGVWARNASAVSNGAVALEPGDLEEGLRTAQAIGDDTLQRRSGGRVVPEGFTHGSSAQRMEWLQRGYQTGDPATCDTFASL, encoded by the coding sequence ATGCGGTGGCAGGGCGGACGGCGCGGCGGCGGCATCGAGGACCGGCGCGGCATGGGCGGCGGCGCTGTCGCGGGCGGCGGCATCGGCGTCGCGATCCTGGGCCTGATCGGCTATTTCGTCTTCGGCATCGACCCCTCCACGACCCAGCAGGTCGCCAGCCAGCTGGGCGGCGTGGGCGCTCAGGAACAGGGCGTGGTCGGCTCTCCCGAGGACGAGGCCGGGCGCTTCGTCGATGTCATCGGCACCAATGTGGACGACGTCTGGCGCACCAGGCTGGACGGCTATCAGCCGCCGAACGTGGTGCTCTACGAACAGGGCACCGGAACCGGCTGCGGCTTCGGCCAGGCGGCGATGGGGCCGTTCTACTGCCCGACGGACCGCACCGTCTATCTGGACCTCAGCTTCTGGCAGGAGATGGAGACCAAGCTCGGCGCGTCCGGCGCCGACTTCGCCCGCGCCTATGTCATCGCCCATGAATACGGCCACCACGTCCAGACCCTGACCGGCGCGTCGCAGCAGGTCCGCGAAGCGCAGCAGCGCGCGGCGGGTCAGGCCGAGGCCAACCGCTATTCCGTCGCGCTGGAGCTGCAGGCCGACTGCTACGCCGGCGTCTGGGCGCGCAACGCCTCGGCGGTGTCGAACGGCGCGGTGGCGCTGGAGCCGGGCGATCTGGAAGAGGGTCTGCGCACCGCCCAGGCCATCGGTGACGATACGCTGCAACGCCGTTCAGGCGGGCGGGTCGTGCCGGAGGGCTTCACCCACGGCTCTTCGGCCCAGCGGATGGAATGGCTGCAACGCGGCTATCAGACCGGCGACCCGGCGACCTGCGACACCTTCGCCAGCCTGTAG
- a CDS encoding type 1 glutamine amidotransferase domain-containing protein, with protein MAQSLSGKTIAVLATDGVELVELDKPVEALKQAGATVEIISLKTGEFQGFDHLTPGRKVKADKAVADVNAGDYAALLLPGGVANPDQLRADEDAVAFTRAFFEAGKPVAAICHAPWLLIEAGVVEGRTLTAFESIRTDLKNAGANVVNEEVVVDEGLVTSRCPDDIPAFNAKMIEEFAEGRHDGQQAA; from the coding sequence ATGGCCCAATCCCTTTCCGGCAAGACCATCGCCGTCCTCGCCACCGACGGCGTGGAACTGGTCGAACTCGACAAGCCCGTCGAAGCGCTCAAACAGGCCGGCGCGACGGTGGAGATCATTTCGCTCAAGACGGGCGAGTTTCAGGGCTTCGACCACCTGACGCCCGGCCGCAAGGTCAAGGCCGACAAGGCGGTGGCGGACGTGAACGCCGGCGATTACGCCGCCCTGTTGCTGCCCGGCGGCGTCGCCAACCCCGACCAGCTGCGCGCCGACGAGGACGCCGTGGCCTTCACGCGCGCCTTCTTTGAGGCTGGCAAGCCGGTGGCCGCCATCTGCCATGCGCCGTGGCTGCTGATCGAGGCGGGCGTGGTCGAGGGGCGGACCCTGACCGCCTTTGAATCCATCCGCACAGATCTGAAGAACGCCGGCGCCAATGTCGTCAATGAAGAGGTGGTCGTGGACGAGGGCCTGGTCACCAGCCGCTGCCCCGACGACATTCCCGCCTTCAACGCCAAGATGATCGAGGAATTCGCCGAAGGCCGTCACGACGGCCAGCAGGCCGCCTAG
- the pgeF gene encoding peptidoglycan editing factor PgeF: MLDPITHPLLDLPGVRHGFFTRGGGVSKGLYEGLNTGVGSKDDPAAVIENRRRVAGWFDATPDDLAACYQVHSALTRVAEGPWRGDRPEGDAVATASTGVVCAVLTADCAPVLMADAEAGVVAAVHAGWKGALGGVVHSAVQAMTALGAQPDRITAVVGPCIGPDAYEVGDDFRERFEHHDAGAGRFFHNSEKPGKAMFDLPGFVLWRLDQAGVGRAAWTGDDTLADEGRFYSNRRATLRREPDFGRMMSAIRLG, encoded by the coding sequence ATGCTGGACCCGATCACCCATCCGCTGCTCGACCTGCCGGGCGTTCGCCATGGCTTCTTCACGCGCGGGGGCGGCGTTTCGAAGGGCCTGTACGAGGGCCTGAACACGGGCGTGGGATCCAAGGACGATCCCGCCGCTGTCATCGAAAACCGCCGCCGCGTCGCCGGATGGTTCGACGCGACGCCGGATGATCTGGCCGCCTGCTATCAGGTCCATTCCGCCCTGACGCGCGTGGCCGAAGGGCCCTGGCGCGGCGACCGGCCCGAGGGCGACGCCGTGGCGACTGCCTCGACGGGTGTGGTCTGCGCCGTTCTGACCGCCGACTGCGCGCCGGTTCTGATGGCCGACGCCGAGGCCGGCGTGGTCGCGGCCGTCCATGCTGGATGGAAGGGCGCGCTGGGCGGTGTGGTGCACTCGGCCGTTCAGGCCATGACCGCGCTGGGGGCTCAACCGGACCGCATCACGGCCGTCGTCGGCCCCTGCATCGGCCCGGACGCCTATGAGGTCGGCGACGACTTCCGTGAGCGGTTCGAGCATCACGACGCAGGGGCCGGCCGCTTCTTCCACAATAGCGAAAAGCCCGGCAAGGCCATGTTCGACCTGCCGGGCTTCGTGCTGTGGCGTCTCGATCAGGCTGGCGTCGGCCGCGCGGCCTGGACCGGCGACGATACCCTGGCCGACGAGGGCCGCTTCTACTCCAACCGCCGCGCCACGCTGCGCCGCGAGCCGGACTTCGGCCGCATGATGTCGGCTATCCGCCTGGGCTAG
- a CDS encoding class I SAM-dependent methyltransferase, with protein MGLKARLAREIALTGPMTVADYVTRCLHDPRDGYYATRPSLGPGGDFITAPLISQMFGELIGLWAVEVWLRLGAPERFRLVEVGPGDGTLMDDALRAAAGAAGVAPGFLEACDLVLIEPSPPLRDAQARRLASADVAPRWVRSLAQVETDTPVILIANEVLDCLPARQFVRTDGGWAERRVGVSDDGELVFGLTAVTGGFAPPAFEVEPGQLVELSEQQALFGRDLGALVRAASGAALLIDYGRARPEAGDTLQALKRHAKVDPLAEPGQADLTQWADFPLVLEAAVRAGADVTGCRGQGDFLRGLGVEARVQALSAARPEAALVLARQVERLTAPDQMGELFKAAAVFHPSRLALPGFD; from the coding sequence ATGGGTCTTAAGGCGCGGCTGGCGCGCGAGATCGCCCTGACAGGGCCGATGACGGTGGCGGACTATGTCACGCGCTGTCTGCACGACCCCCGGGACGGCTATTACGCCACACGGCCCTCGCTGGGGCCGGGCGGCGACTTCATCACCGCGCCTCTGATCAGCCAGATGTTCGGCGAGCTGATCGGCCTATGGGCGGTCGAGGTCTGGCTGCGCCTGGGCGCGCCCGAGCGGTTCCGCCTGGTCGAGGTCGGGCCCGGCGACGGGACGCTGATGGACGACGCCCTGCGCGCGGCCGCCGGTGCGGCCGGGGTCGCGCCCGGCTTTCTGGAAGCCTGCGATCTGGTGCTGATCGAGCCGTCGCCTCCGCTGCGCGACGCCCAGGCCCGGCGACTGGCCAGCGCCGACGTCGCGCCGCGCTGGGTCCGATCGCTGGCCCAGGTCGAGACCGACACGCCGGTCATCCTGATCGCCAACGAGGTGCTGGACTGCCTGCCGGCGCGCCAGTTCGTGCGCACCGACGGCGGCTGGGCCGAGCGGCGCGTGGGGGTGTCGGACGACGGCGAGCTGGTGTTCGGCCTGACGGCGGTGACGGGCGGCTTCGCCCCGCCCGCGTTCGAGGTCGAGCCTGGACAGTTGGTCGAGCTGTCCGAGCAGCAGGCGCTGTTCGGCCGCGACCTGGGGGCCCTGGTGCGGGCGGCCTCCGGCGCGGCCCTGTTGATCGACTATGGGCGGGCAAGGCCCGAGGCGGGCGACACCCTGCAGGCGCTGAAACGCCACGCCAAGGTCGACCCCCTGGCCGAGCCGGGCCAGGCCGACCTGACCCAGTGGGCCGATTTCCCGCTGGTGCTTGAGGCCGCCGTACGCGCCGGCGCCGACGTCACCGGATGTCGCGGTCAGGGCGACTTCCTGCGCGGCCTTGGCGTAGAGGCGCGGGTCCAGGCCCTGTCGGCCGCACGGCCCGAGGCGGCGCTGGTGCTGGCGCGCCAGGTCGAACGGCTGACCGCGCCGGACCAGATGGGCGAACTGTTCAAGGCCGCCGCTGTCTTCCACCCCAGCCGACTGGCCCTTCCCGGCTTCGACTGA
- the lgt gene encoding prolipoprotein diacylglyceryl transferase has translation MPFPEFDPVLISIGPLPIRWYALAYVGGIVLGWWYAARLVKTERLWLPGRPPMTPVQLDDLALWIAIGIILGGRFGYALFYQPQMFGQLFTGETLGQRFELLQLWTGGMSFHGGFLGVVAAIVIFARRNGLPMLKVGDLIAPVVPIGLLFGRIANFINGELWGRETTVPWAIRFCNDRIREMYGFCPAGDVPRHPSQLYEAGLEGLLLLAVLSFMIWKGKALARPGLITGVFLVGYGLSRALLETVRQPDAGLDNLPLGLTMGMMLSVPMILVGAWLIWRARSRPVAAD, from the coding sequence GTGCCCTTTCCCGAATTCGATCCGGTCCTGATCTCGATCGGTCCCTTGCCGATCCGCTGGTACGCCCTGGCCTATGTCGGCGGCATCGTCTTGGGTTGGTGGTATGCCGCCCGTCTGGTCAAGACCGAGCGCCTCTGGCTGCCGGGCCGGCCGCCGATGACGCCGGTGCAGCTGGACGACCTGGCGCTGTGGATCGCGATCGGCATCATCCTGGGCGGCCGCTTCGGCTACGCCCTGTTCTATCAGCCCCAGATGTTCGGCCAGCTGTTCACCGGCGAGACCTTGGGACAGCGGTTCGAGCTTCTGCAGCTCTGGACCGGCGGCATGAGCTTCCACGGCGGCTTCCTGGGCGTGGTCGCAGCCATCGTGATCTTCGCGCGCAGGAACGGCCTGCCGATGCTCAAGGTCGGCGACCTGATCGCGCCGGTGGTCCCGATCGGCCTGCTGTTCGGCCGCATCGCCAACTTCATCAACGGCGAGCTGTGGGGCCGTGAGACTACGGTTCCGTGGGCCATTCGCTTCTGCAACGACCGCATCCGCGAGATGTACGGCTTCTGCCCCGCCGGCGACGTGCCGCGTCACCCCAGCCAACTGTATGAGGCTGGGCTGGAAGGCCTGCTGCTGTTGGCGGTGCTGTCGTTCATGATCTGGAAGGGCAAGGCCCTGGCCCGTCCGGGCCTGATCACCGGCGTCTTCCTGGTCGGCTACGGCCTGTCGCGCGCGCTGCTGGAGACGGTGCGTCAGCCCGACGCCGGCCTGGACAACCTGCCGCTGGGCCTGACCATGGGCATGATGCTGTCGGTCCCGATGATCCTGGTCGGCGCCTGGCTGATCTGGCGGGCGCGCAGCCGACCCGTGGCCGCCGACTGA
- a CDS encoding accessory factor UbiK family protein has product MQTRNPILDEFAKLTTGAMGLAQAAGDEAKAAFRAQSDRFVAEMDLVRRDEFDVLKAEIAALRAEIATLKAAEKPRKKPETGTSTGAVPPADAAG; this is encoded by the coding sequence ATGCAGACCCGCAACCCCATCCTCGACGAGTTCGCCAAGCTGACCACCGGCGCCATGGGCCTGGCTCAGGCGGCGGGCGACGAGGCCAAGGCCGCCTTCCGCGCGCAGAGCGACCGGTTCGTGGCTGAGATGGACCTGGTCCGGCGCGACGAATTTGATGTCCTAAAGGCCGAGATCGCCGCGCTGCGGGCCGAAATCGCCACGCTGAAGGCGGCCGAAAAGCCCCGGAAAAAGCCTGAGACGGGAACGTCCACAGGCGCGGTTCCCCCTGCGGACGCAGCCGGTTGA
- a CDS encoding YbjN domain-containing protein: MDAARPEELEAPMDPLDVVEHVLTAENLPFDRTDDGDLAFALAGDWKDYELWFAWRPEGDCLQLCCALDLRAPKSRRGAAYELVGLINQKAWMGHFEVWAEDGEIVFRHALALPHGERPTLAQAASMIDAAIEAADRYYPAFDFMIRGSKKPQDAIAACLFETVGTA, from the coding sequence ATGGACGCCGCCAGGCCTGAAGAGCTCGAGGCGCCGATGGACCCGCTCGATGTCGTCGAGCACGTCCTGACGGCCGAGAACCTGCCCTTCGACCGCACCGACGACGGCGACCTGGCCTTCGCCCTGGCCGGCGACTGGAAGGACTACGAGCTGTGGTTCGCCTGGCGGCCCGAAGGCGACTGCCTGCAACTGTGCTGCGCCCTGGACCTGCGCGCGCCCAAGAGCCGGCGCGGCGCGGCCTATGAACTGGTCGGCCTGATCAACCAGAAGGCCTGGATGGGTCATTTCGAGGTCTGGGCCGAGGACGGCGAGATCGTCTTCCGCCACGCCCTGGCCCTGCCGCACGGCGAGCGCCCGACGCTGGCCCAGGCCGCGTCCATGATCGACGCGGCCATCGAGGCGGCGGATCGCTACTACCCGGCCTTCGACTTCATGATCCGCGGCTCCAAGAAGCCCCAGGACGCGATCGCCGCCTGTCTGTTCGAGACCGTCGGCACGGCGTGA
- a CDS encoding pyrroline-5-carboxylate reductase, with product MGRPVILLGHGRLGSAIVEGWLSTQTLRPADLIILARSDSPALRALSARGVRVNPDAADLPADAVWVLAVKPKVWRVAVEPWRAHVGPQAVVLSVMAGVSLSQTAEPFEAPVVRVMPTTGVAQGQGIASAWAEDERGWAAARALFQPIADLVELSGEDRMDAATAVAGCGPAYVLALAQSMARAGQAQGLTAEDADRLARGALRSAAAVLDGEGALEEMIGRIASPGGVTEAGLKVMAAGGALDDLAARTIQAAVDKARAV from the coding sequence GTGGGCCGGCCCGTCATTCTGCTGGGCCACGGCCGGCTGGGCTCGGCCATCGTCGAGGGCTGGCTGTCGACCCAGACCCTTCGCCCTGCCGATCTGATCATTCTGGCGCGCAGCGACAGCCCCGCCCTGAGGGCCCTGTCCGCGCGCGGCGTGCGCGTGAACCCTGATGCCGCCGATCTGCCGGCCGACGCCGTGTGGGTTCTGGCCGTCAAGCCGAAGGTATGGCGCGTAGCCGTCGAGCCCTGGCGCGCCCATGTCGGGCCGCAAGCCGTGGTGTTGTCGGTCATGGCCGGCGTTTCCCTGAGCCAGACCGCCGAGCCGTTCGAGGCGCCCGTGGTGCGTGTCATGCCGACGACCGGCGTGGCGCAGGGCCAGGGGATCGCCTCAGCCTGGGCCGAGGACGAGCGCGGCTGGGCGGCGGCGCGCGCCCTGTTCCAGCCGATCGCCGATCTGGTCGAACTGTCGGGCGAGGACCGGATGGACGCCGCAACCGCCGTGGCCGGGTGCGGCCCGGCCTATGTGCTGGCGCTGGCGCAATCGATGGCGCGTGCTGGACAGGCGCAAGGGCTGACGGCCGAGGACGCCGACCGCCTGGCCCGCGGCGCCCTGCGCTCGGCCGCCGCCGTGCTGGACGGCGAAGGCGCGCTGGAAGAGATGATCGGCCGCATCGCCTCGCCGGGCGGCGTCACCGAGGCCGGACTGAAGGTCATGGCGGCGGGCGGCGCGCTCGACGACCTGGCCGCGCGAACGATCCAGGCCGCCGTCGACAAGGCGCGCGCGGTCTAG
- a CDS encoding ATP-binding protein, with protein MRLLPAYLWPRFLKRRLPTSLWGRSLLIIVLPVAVMQVAVTWAFFDAHWQTVTARLSDGLAGDIAWAVETYGDDPTPENLSLIAGRAERTLSLSIALQPGAALPEEQRRGALGVVDRAVERALQSRLDQPFWFDTTRYPAYIDIRVEAPGGVLRIIAPRERAVATQAHIFVLWLLIATLLLMGIAVLFIRNQVRAIERLADAAEAFGRGETVPRFKPHGAREVRAAATAFLAMRDRIQRHIDQRTALLASVSHDLRTPLTRLRLELALAPHFKRQDAMRADMDEMEHMIDEYLAFARGEAGEALQPVEIAALLGAVAEDARRAGAEVEIRAADELIAQVRPLAMKRALTNLAGNAASHGEQVRLSARILTSGGLEIAIEDDGPGIPDDMHEEAFRPFSRLDAARNQNRKGVGLGLAIARDVARGHGGDISLGRSDLGGLKAVMRLPG; from the coding sequence GTGAGGCTGCTGCCGGCCTATCTGTGGCCGCGCTTCCTCAAGCGGCGGCTGCCGACCTCGCTGTGGGGCCGATCTCTGCTGATCATCGTCCTGCCGGTCGCGGTCATGCAGGTGGCGGTGACCTGGGCCTTCTTCGACGCCCATTGGCAGACGGTGACGGCTCGGCTGTCGGACGGTCTGGCCGGCGACATCGCCTGGGCGGTCGAGACCTACGGCGACGACCCGACGCCCGAAAACCTGTCTCTCATTGCAGGCCGGGCGGAACGGACCCTGTCGCTGTCGATCGCGCTTCAGCCGGGCGCCGCCCTGCCCGAGGAACAGCGACGCGGCGCTTTGGGCGTGGTTGATCGCGCGGTCGAGCGGGCGCTTCAGTCACGGCTTGATCAACCCTTCTGGTTCGATACGACCCGCTATCCCGCCTACATTGACATCCGGGTGGAGGCCCCAGGCGGAGTGTTGCGCATCATCGCCCCGCGCGAGCGGGCGGTGGCGACCCAGGCGCACATCTTCGTGCTGTGGCTGCTGATCGCAACTCTGCTGCTGATGGGCATCGCCGTGCTGTTCATCCGCAATCAGGTGCGCGCCATCGAGCGGCTGGCCGACGCGGCCGAGGCTTTCGGGCGCGGGGAGACCGTGCCGCGTTTCAAGCCGCACGGGGCCCGAGAAGTTCGCGCCGCCGCGACCGCCTTCCTGGCCATGCGCGACCGCATCCAGCGACACATCGACCAGCGCACGGCGCTGCTCGCATCGGTCAGCCACGACCTTCGCACGCCGCTCACCCGGCTGCGTCTGGAGCTGGCCCTGGCTCCGCATTTCAAGCGCCAGGACGCCATGCGCGCCGACATGGACGAGATGGAGCACATGATCGACGAGTACCTCGCCTTCGCCCGCGGCGAGGCGGGCGAGGCGCTGCAGCCAGTCGAGATCGCAGCCCTGCTGGGGGCGGTGGCCGAGGACGCACGCCGCGCCGGCGCCGAGGTCGAGATCCGCGCCGCAGACGAGCTGATCGCGCAGGTCCGCCCCCTGGCGATGAAGCGCGCCCTGACCAATCTGGCGGGCAATGCGGCGTCGCATGGCGAGCAGGTGCGGCTCAGCGCCCGCATCCTGACCTCGGGCGGGCTGGAGATTGCGATCGAGGACGACGGACCCGGCATCCCCGACGACATGCACGAAGAGGCCTTCCGGCCCTTCTCGCGCCTGGACGCGGCGCGCAATCAGAACCGCAAGGGGGTCGGCCTGGGGCTGGCCATCGCGCGGGACGTGGCGCGCGGCCACGGCGGCGACATCAGCCTGGGGCGCAGCGACCTCGGCGGACTGAAGGCGGTGATGCGCCTGCCGGGCTGA
- a CDS encoding response regulator, with product MSASDSRGSGRSGPVAGPGVGRHLLVVDDDDRIRELLKEFLAREGYRVTGAAHAAAAKRLIELIEFDLIVLDVMMPGETGFDLTTWVREKAMASKTPILLLTAKGDAEDRIEGLSRGADDYMSKPFDPRELALRIDAILRRTGGKPLTPREIKLGDVVFDMERLELTRDGKPQRLTEAEAQLLRTLAIHAHAPVERMSLSPDTADITGRAVDVQVTRLRRKLESDPKNPRYLQTVRGVGYMLAPD from the coding sequence ATGAGCGCGTCCGATTCGCGCGGCTCGGGCCGTTCGGGGCCCGTCGCCGGACCCGGTGTCGGTCGTCACCTGTTGGTCGTGGACGACGACGACCGCATTCGCGAACTGCTCAAGGAGTTCCTGGCGCGCGAGGGCTACCGCGTCACCGGCGCCGCCCACGCGGCGGCGGCCAAGCGCCTGATTGAACTGATCGAGTTCGACCTCATCGTTCTGGACGTGATGATGCCGGGCGAGACCGGTTTCGACCTGACCACCTGGGTGCGTGAGAAGGCGATGGCCTCCAAGACGCCGATCCTGCTGCTGACCGCCAAGGGCGACGCCGAGGACCGCATCGAGGGCCTGTCGCGGGGCGCCGACGACTACATGTCCAAGCCGTTCGATCCGCGCGAGCTGGCGCTGCGCATCGACGCCATCCTGCGCCGAACCGGCGGCAAGCCCCTGACGCCGCGCGAGATCAAGCTGGGCGATGTGGTGTTCGACATGGAGCGTCTGGAACTGACCCGTGACGGCAAGCCCCAGCGCCTGACTGAGGCCGAGGCGCAGTTGCTCAGGACCCTGGCCATCCACGCCCACGCCCCGGTCGAGCGCATGAGCCTGTCGCCCGATACGGCCGACATCACCGGCCGCGCGGTTGACGTCCAGGTGACCCGCCTGCGCCGCAAGCTGGAGAGCGACCCCAAGAATCCGCGCTACCTCCAGACCGTGCGCGGCGTCGGCTACATGCTGGCCCCGGACTGA
- a CDS encoding branched-chain amino acid aminotransferase, translating into MAFVPFDDRDGWIWFDGDFVPWRDAKTHVLTHALHYGSSVFEGERMYGGEIFKLTPHSERLKRSAELLDFELPYSVAEIDAACKETCAKMGLSDCYVRPVAFLGAEQVSVTAKNSKAHVAIAAWEWPSYFDPEVKARGIRLEWAKWRRPDPATAPSAAKAAGLYMICTMSKTAAEKRGFADAMMLDWRGYVAEATGANVFFVQDGVLHTPPIDAILDGITRQTVIEMAKAKGIDVVVRHIRPEELSDFSECFLTGTAAEVTPVSEIGDYRFSPGALSLGLMEDYGRLVRRQL; encoded by the coding sequence ATGGCCTTCGTTCCTTTCGACGATCGTGACGGTTGGATCTGGTTTGACGGTGATTTCGTGCCCTGGCGGGACGCGAAAACGCACGTTCTGACCCATGCCCTTCACTATGGCTCGTCGGTGTTCGAGGGTGAGCGTATGTACGGCGGCGAAATCTTCAAGCTGACGCCGCATTCGGAACGTCTGAAACGGTCGGCGGAACTGCTGGACTTCGAGCTTCCCTACAGCGTGGCCGAGATCGACGCCGCCTGCAAGGAAACCTGCGCCAAGATGGGCCTTTCGGACTGTTACGTCCGTCCGGTCGCCTTCCTGGGCGCCGAACAGGTCAGCGTGACGGCCAAGAATTCCAAGGCCCACGTCGCCATCGCTGCCTGGGAGTGGCCCAGCTATTTCGACCCCGAGGTCAAGGCGCGCGGCATTCGTCTGGAGTGGGCCAAGTGGCGCCGCCCCGACCCCGCCACCGCCCCCTCGGCGGCCAAGGCGGCGGGCCTGTACATGATCTGCACCATGTCCAAGACAGCGGCCGAGAAGCGCGGCTTCGCCGACGCCATGATGCTGGACTGGCGCGGCTATGTCGCCGAGGCGACCGGCGCCAACGTCTTCTTCGTGCAGGACGGCGTGCTGCACACCCCGCCGATCGACGCCATCCTGGACGGCATTACGCGCCAGACCGTGATCGAGATGGCCAAGGCCAAGGGCATCGACGTGGTTGTGCGCCACATCCGCCCCGAGGAGTTGTCGGACTTCAGCGAATGCTTCCTGACCGGCACGGCCGCCGAGGTCACGCCCGTCAGCGAGATCGGCGACTACCGTTTCAGCCCGGGCGCGCTCAGCCTGGGCCTGATGGAGGACTACGGCCGCCTTGTGCGCCGTCAGCTTTGA
- a CDS encoding NupC/NupG family nucleoside CNT transporter: MFSLLNLQSLLGLAVIVAVCWAMSENRRVFPWRLAIGAVAVQALIVLGLFAIPGSQVVLAAVTGAVDGLAQATSRGTQFVFGYLAGGDQPYEVTNDGALFTFAFQVLPLILVISALSALLWHWKILKWITLGFGLLFQRTMGLGGASALAVAANIFLGMIESPLVIRAYLDKLTRSELFLMMVVGLATVAGSTMVAYATILGPVLPNAAGHVLVASIVSAPAGVLLARVMVPEKPGGGGAHADYSSGLKYDSAVDAIVKGTSDGLMVVLNISAVLIVFVGLVALVNVMLGGFWLFDGPVTVERLLGWIFMPIAWLTGVEWSEAGRAGWLLGVKLTLTEFVAFIELGKVPPAEMSERTRMLMTYALCGFANIGSVGITVTGLSVLIPERRAEVLSLVGKALFAGFVSTLMAACIVGVLPAAVFGQ; the protein is encoded by the coding sequence ATGTTCAGCCTGCTCAATCTTCAGAGCCTTCTCGGCCTGGCCGTGATCGTCGCCGTGTGCTGGGCGATGTCGGAGAACCGGCGCGTCTTTCCGTGGCGGCTGGCGATCGGGGCGGTGGCGGTTCAGGCGCTGATCGTGCTGGGACTGTTCGCCATTCCCGGCTCGCAAGTCGTGCTGGCGGCCGTGACCGGGGCGGTGGACGGCCTAGCCCAGGCGACCAGCCGCGGGACGCAGTTCGTGTTCGGCTATCTGGCCGGCGGCGACCAGCCCTATGAGGTGACCAACGACGGCGCCCTGTTCACCTTCGCGTTTCAGGTGCTGCCGCTGATCCTGGTGATCTCGGCCCTGTCGGCCCTGCTGTGGCACTGGAAGATACTGAAGTGGATCACCCTGGGCTTCGGCCTGCTGTTCCAGAGAACCATGGGCCTGGGCGGCGCTTCGGCCCTGGCGGTGGCGGCCAATATCTTCCTGGGCATGATTGAAAGCCCGCTGGTGATCCGGGCCTATCTGGACAAGCTGACCCGGTCGGAACTGTTTCTTATGATGGTGGTCGGGCTGGCCACCGTCGCCGGCTCGACCATGGTGGCCTATGCGACCATCCTGGGCCCGGTGTTGCCCAATGCGGCGGGCCACGTTCTAGTGGCCTCCATAGTGTCTGCGCCGGCGGGCGTTCTGCTGGCTCGCGTCATGGTGCCGGAAAAGCCGGGCGGAGGCGGCGCGCACGCCGACTACAGCTCGGGCTTGAAGTACGACAGCGCCGTCGACGCCATCGTCAAGGGCACGTCCGACGGCCTGATGGTGGTGCTGAACATTTCGGCGGTGCTGATCGTCTTCGTCGGCCTGGTGGCCCTGGTGAATGTCATGCTGGGCGGCTTCTGGCTGTTCGACGGCCCGGTGACGGTCGAGCGGCTGCTGGGCTGGATCTTCATGCCGATCGCCTGGCTGACGGGGGTGGAATGGTCCGAGGCGGGCCGCGCCGGCTGGTTGCTGGGCGTGAAACTGACCCTGACGGAGTTCGTGGCCTTCATCGAACTGGGCAAGGTGCCGCCCGCCGAGATGAGCGAGCGGACCCGCATGCTGATGACCTATGCCCTGTGCGGCTTCGCCAACATCGGCTCGGTCGGCATTACGGTGACCGGGCTGTCGGTGCTGATCCCCGAGCGCCGCGCCGAGGTGCTGAGCTTGGTGGGGAAGGCGCTGTTTGCGGGATTCGTCTCCACCTTGATGGCCGCCTGCATCGTGGGGGTCTTGCCCGCCGCAGTGTTTGGGCAATAA